A stretch of Deltaproteobacteria bacterium DNA encodes these proteins:
- a CDS encoding CPBP family intramembrane metalloprotease, giving the protein MRPIADALFVLTSYVVLALGGARLLARAGFSTRRGVDNRPRRPVLLLAAAINLVILAVVVGEHLLFGGALADLGLRVEGREVLLAAFAAAATGSGAVLVSRGRAIATPHLAGAGATVVATLACAALMEEVLFRGILLADLRGLGVMGAVIVSSLVFAAVHALTNEVSWTSLAGWLIGGVSLAGCFLLSGSLAVAVAAHLARNLGNVFVVQPALEGENPHPHRKELRLAYYLSTALAATAVAALALT; this is encoded by the coding sequence ATGCGCCCGATCGCCGATGCCCTGTTCGTGCTCACCTCTTACGTCGTCCTCGCGCTGGGAGGCGCCCGCCTCCTCGCGCGCGCGGGCTTCTCCACCCGGCGCGGTGTCGATAATCGGCCGCGCCGGCCGGTGCTCCTGTTGGCCGCCGCGATCAACCTGGTGATCCTCGCGGTGGTGGTGGGCGAGCACCTTCTCTTCGGCGGAGCGCTGGCGGATCTCGGATTGCGCGTCGAGGGCCGGGAGGTCCTGCTCGCCGCGTTCGCTGCAGCTGCCACAGGGAGCGGCGCAGTCCTGGTGAGCCGCGGCCGCGCCATTGCCACCCCGCACCTGGCTGGCGCTGGCGCGACCGTGGTGGCGACGCTCGCGTGCGCCGCGCTGATGGAGGAGGTGCTCTTCCGTGGGATCCTCCTCGCCGACCTGCGCGGGCTCGGCGTGATGGGCGCGGTGATCGTCTCCTCGCTGGTCTTCGCGGCGGTGCATGCGCTCACCAACGAGGTGAGCTGGACGTCCCTCGCCGGCTGGCTCATCGGCGGCGTCTCGCTCGCGGGCTGCTTTCTCCTCTCGGGCTCGCTCGCCGTGGCCGTGGCGGCGCACCTGGCGCGAAACCTGGGGAACGTGTTCGTGGTGCAGCCGGCGCTCGAGGGCGAGAACCCCCACCCACACCGGAAGGAGCTGCGCCTGGCCTACTACCTATCGACGGCGCTCGCGGCCACCGCCGTCGCCGCGCTCGCCCTCACCTGA
- a CDS encoding AraC family transcriptional regulator produces MAQEAHGHLGWRTTGASSGASRSPRAEVPGTITPTRRARDGTRALRSTPFGNDTLISNIESYAPLPGALRAEGLDPDRILRELGLDPGAPAQASAARAPEVVLRLLEHGVADRGEGFAVRAAARLRIDALGVLGFVCLTAPDLGAALERSLRYRRVLFASDAYTLEAGRDPCRLVRRAVPEARQFPVGARALVELGLAEYLGALREITGEALTPLEVRFAHASPADVSALAGFFRAPLVFGAERHELVFPKAWLTLPSRHGHPGLASFFEAQAHALLEATPTAPDLAGRVRSLLVAGLRGQAPTARELARQLAMSERTLSRRLTAEGTSFLRLLDEVRHELALRYLASDRLSVGEVAFLLGFSEPSAFHRAFKRWTGRTPAKIRRAHELSGEGERGDGGGRERRR; encoded by the coding sequence ATGGCGCAAGAGGCCCACGGCCACCTGGGCTGGAGAACCACCGGCGCGAGCTCGGGAGCATCCAGGTCCCCGCGCGCCGAGGTCCCTGGCACCATCACTCCTACGAGGCGCGCCCGAGACGGAACCCGCGCGCTTCGCTCGACACCGTTCGGGAACGACACCCTGATCTCCAACATCGAATCGTACGCGCCGCTGCCCGGCGCGCTCCGCGCCGAGGGTCTCGACCCGGACCGCATCCTGCGCGAGCTGGGGCTCGATCCAGGTGCACCCGCGCAGGCGAGCGCTGCGCGCGCCCCGGAGGTGGTGCTGCGCCTCCTCGAGCATGGCGTGGCCGACCGAGGCGAGGGCTTTGCGGTCCGGGCCGCCGCGCGCCTTCGCATCGACGCCCTGGGCGTGCTTGGCTTCGTCTGCCTCACCGCGCCAGACCTCGGTGCCGCGCTCGAGCGAAGCCTGCGCTACCGGCGCGTGCTCTTTGCCTCCGACGCCTACACGCTCGAGGCGGGACGCGATCCCTGCCGGCTGGTGCGCCGTGCGGTCCCCGAGGCCCGGCAGTTCCCGGTCGGTGCACGCGCGCTGGTGGAGCTGGGCCTGGCCGAGTACCTGGGCGCGTTGCGCGAGATCACCGGCGAGGCGCTCACCCCGCTGGAGGTTCGCTTCGCCCACGCGTCGCCGGCCGACGTGAGCGCGCTGGCGGGGTTCTTCCGGGCGCCGCTGGTCTTCGGGGCCGAACGCCACGAGCTGGTGTTCCCGAAGGCTTGGCTCACCCTGCCGTCGCGACACGGCCATCCCGGCCTCGCGAGCTTCTTCGAAGCGCAGGCTCACGCGCTGCTCGAGGCCACGCCCACCGCCCCCGACCTGGCCGGGCGCGTCCGCAGCCTCCTGGTGGCCGGACTCCGTGGCCAGGCGCCGACGGCTCGCGAGCTGGCCCGGCAGCTCGCGATGAGCGAGCGCACCTTGAGCCGACGCCTCACGGCCGAGGGCACCTCCTTTTTGCGGTTGCTCGACGAGGTCCGCCACGAGCTTGCGCTGCGCTACCTGGCCAGCGATCGACTTTCGGTGGGAGAGGTGGCGTTCCTGCTCGGGTTCTCGGAGCCCAGCGCGTTCCACCGCGCCTTCAAGCGCTGGACGGGCAGGACCCCGGCGAAGATTCGGCGGGCGCACGAGCTCTCAGGTGAGGGCGAGCGCGGCGACGGCGGTGGCCGCGAGCGCCGTCGATAG
- a CDS encoding LON peptidase substrate-binding domain-containing protein: protein MGDALIPLEQLPATSGILPLHNALLFPGGVLPVRVSSQSGIELLKHAVREDAFLVLVAEHGADGLARFGTLSKVTKLFKYPDGSYAAEIQGLAAVQIGEVTKREPFVEAVISGIERGDDETTPDVKALETRLRAQIHTLLEAMKAPPEQRQLIDSIQRPGHLADLVMANVPASLARKEECLAATTAAWRLTLALAAVSEAISRLAQGARLDAFPHAETPRPSPPQPAPPKPTSLPAQTLRQMSLWLGAFLAVVALEEGVVLRQEIKRLEVKLADRKHLVEQRKDFHDNYDADIELWKQHNAELCPQLEAVVPKLQLESGATAALQPGSDELVVAVPGPALTNWRPIRQLYEAAPGLMIRHLEVSPEGWKLTATTRCPTLKHLPRPERPESVQALVPIEIDPWVPLRRQAESLAKESNELEPVIDEMAMLALRSEAIPDLIDEARDADRIRSGGIAVLILWDALAPILATGRVEGEPHAIVIDAELAPGRTFDDVRQALGKRFESQVIEASATHVRIQVQRRPMDL from the coding sequence ATGGGCGACGCGCTCATCCCTCTGGAGCAGCTCCCTGCCACCAGCGGAATTCTGCCGCTCCATAACGCGCTGCTCTTTCCCGGTGGTGTGTTGCCCGTTCGCGTCTCCAGCCAGAGCGGGATCGAGCTCTTGAAGCACGCCGTGCGCGAGGACGCCTTCCTGGTGCTTGTCGCCGAGCACGGCGCGGACGGCCTCGCCCGGTTCGGCACCCTCTCCAAGGTCACCAAGCTGTTCAAGTACCCCGATGGCTCCTACGCGGCGGAGATTCAGGGGCTCGCGGCAGTCCAGATTGGCGAGGTGACGAAGCGGGAGCCGTTCGTCGAAGCCGTCATCTCGGGCATCGAGCGCGGCGATGACGAGACGACGCCGGACGTGAAAGCGCTCGAGACTCGGCTTCGCGCGCAAATCCACACGTTGCTCGAGGCCATGAAGGCACCACCCGAGCAACGGCAACTGATCGACTCCATCCAGCGCCCCGGGCACCTCGCCGACCTCGTCATGGCCAATGTGCCCGCCTCACTGGCGCGAAAGGAGGAGTGTCTCGCGGCCACGACAGCGGCTTGGCGACTCACGCTCGCGCTGGCTGCCGTCTCGGAGGCCATCAGCCGCCTCGCTCAGGGCGCGAGGCTCGATGCCTTTCCACATGCCGAGACGCCGCGGCCGTCGCCGCCCCAGCCAGCGCCTCCGAAGCCGACGAGTTTGCCCGCGCAAACGCTCCGACAGATGTCTCTGTGGCTCGGTGCGTTCTTGGCGGTGGTGGCTCTGGAAGAAGGCGTCGTCCTCCGCCAGGAGATCAAGCGGCTCGAGGTGAAACTCGCCGATCGGAAGCACCTCGTCGAACAGCGCAAGGACTTCCACGACAACTACGACGCCGATATCGAGCTCTGGAAGCAGCACAACGCAGAGCTCTGTCCTCAGCTCGAAGCGGTCGTGCCGAAGCTCCAACTCGAGTCAGGCGCAACGGCGGCGCTCCAACCAGGGAGCGACGAGCTGGTCGTCGCAGTTCCGGGACCGGCCCTCACGAACTGGCGCCCCATCCGCCAGCTCTACGAGGCCGCGCCCGGCCTGATGATTCGTCACCTCGAGGTGAGCCCAGAAGGCTGGAAGCTGACCGCGACGACGCGCTGCCCCACGCTCAAGCATCTGCCGCGCCCCGAGCGACCGGAGTCCGTCCAGGCGCTGGTCCCCATCGAGATCGATCCCTGGGTTCCGTTGCGACGACAGGCCGAGTCGCTGGCAAAGGAGTCGAACGAGCTCGAGCCCGTCATCGATGAGATGGCGATGCTCGCGCTGCGCTCCGAGGCAATTCCCGATCTCATCGACGAGGCTCGCGACGCCGATCGAATTCGCTCCGGCGGCATCGCCGTCCTCATCCTTTGGGACGCGCTTGCGCCCATCCTGGCGACGGGGAGGGTGGAGGGCGAGCCACACGCCATCGTCATCGATGCGGAGCTCGCTCCTGGCAGGACGTTCGACGACGTTCGCCAGGCCCTCGGTAAGCGCTTCGAGTCGCAGGTCATCGAAGCCTCTGCCACGCACGTGCGAATCCAAGTTCAAAGAAGGCCCATGGATCTGTAA
- a CDS encoding dihydrofolate reductase family protein — MRPLRYSINVTLDGCVDHRAGIAPDEELHRHATEGIARADALLFGRVIYEMMESAFRPPENVAALPDWMKPFARTINAAKKYVVSSTLKSVDWNAELVRGDLAKAVQELKQQPGNGLFVGGVTLPKALAELGLIDEYEFIVHPRIAGHGPTLFAGLSRYVDLKLVNRMEFKSGAMVLQYEAKK; from the coding sequence ATGCGCCCCCTTCGCTACTCCATCAACGTCACCCTCGACGGCTGCGTTGATCACCGCGCCGGCATCGCCCCGGACGAGGAGTTGCACCGCCATGCGACCGAGGGCATCGCGCGCGCGGATGCGCTGCTCTTTGGCCGCGTGATCTACGAAATGATGGAGTCGGCGTTTCGGCCGCCGGAGAACGTGGCCGCGCTACCGGATTGGATGAAGCCCTTCGCTCGCACCATCAACGCGGCCAAGAAGTACGTGGTCTCGAGCACGCTGAAGAGCGTCGATTGGAACGCGGAGCTCGTGCGCGGAGATCTCGCGAAGGCCGTTCAAGAGCTCAAGCAGCAGCCCGGGAACGGCCTCTTCGTCGGTGGCGTGACGCTCCCGAAGGCGCTGGCCGAGCTGGGATTGATCGACGAGTACGAGTTCATCGTGCACCCCAGAATCGCGGGCCATGGGCCGACGCTGTTCGCGGGATTGTCCAGGTACGTCGACCTGAAGCTCGTGAATCGGATGGAGTTCAAGTCGGGCGCGATGGTGCTGCAGTACGAAGCGAAGAAGTAA
- a CDS encoding FHA domain-containing protein, which translates to MNLEANASDVKRRAKAYPFSVLVRQHLVLKAKFGPRYPNAWLVWEAGPWLPVAENDGVAKTRLPGVSEPRPTRTDPMCFDLIIDPGQRVQVGRAPTNDVVLEDATISRNHLIIERRASEVWTAIPAPGASTTVVMGSPLAPEGMTLTPGLILYPGDLLLTFHSAASFENLVAGAASRLA; encoded by the coding sequence ATGAACCTCGAAGCGAACGCGTCGGACGTCAAGCGCAGGGCGAAGGCGTATCCGTTCTCCGTCCTGGTGCGGCAGCACCTGGTGCTCAAGGCGAAGTTCGGCCCGCGCTATCCGAACGCGTGGCTGGTCTGGGAAGCCGGGCCGTGGCTGCCGGTTGCGGAGAACGACGGCGTCGCCAAGACGCGCTTGCCGGGCGTCTCCGAGCCGCGTCCCACGCGCACCGACCCGATGTGCTTCGACCTGATCATCGATCCCGGTCAGCGCGTGCAGGTCGGCCGCGCGCCGACGAACGACGTGGTCCTCGAGGACGCCACCATCTCCCGAAACCACCTCATCATCGAGCGCCGCGCCTCCGAGGTGTGGACCGCGATTCCCGCGCCCGGCGCCAGCACGACGGTGGTCATGGGCTCGCCGCTCGCGCCGGAAGGCATGACCCTCACGCCGGGACTCATTCTGTATCCCGGCGATCTCCTGCTGACGTTTCACAGCGCCGCGAGCTTCGAGAACCTGGTGGCGGGCGCGGCGTCGAGGCTGGCGTAG
- a CDS encoding CPBP family intramembrane metalloprotease, translating to MINVGISRMAVLRAALASPIGRLGTLALAIPVYIYLPDLLFRGSGLLVLGAVVLLHARFVDGTIEPVGFTRPAVLGRSLRRGFVAALALYALMKFLVNPVLHHLTHQAADLSRLDALRGNVPAVLQFLLEVWTTAAVGEEVLFRGFAIRQVTAALGDSVPARALAVIVSSVLFGLAHAYQGLTGVLSTGLTGMLLALLFLSGRRSLWTNIFAHGFVDTVSILVIFASLDLRLTRL from the coding sequence ATGATCAACGTCGGCATTTCAAGGATGGCCGTGCTCCGTGCGGCTCTGGCGAGTCCCATCGGGCGGCTGGGAACGCTCGCGCTCGCCATCCCGGTCTACATCTACCTGCCGGATCTCCTCTTCCGGGGCTCCGGCCTGCTGGTCCTCGGGGCAGTGGTGCTCCTTCACGCCCGCTTCGTGGACGGCACGATCGAGCCGGTCGGCTTCACGCGGCCCGCGGTCCTCGGCCGCAGCCTGCGCCGAGGCTTCGTCGCCGCCCTTGCGCTCTACGCGCTCATGAAGTTCCTCGTGAACCCGGTCCTGCATCACCTCACCCACCAGGCGGCAGACCTCAGCCGGCTCGATGCGCTGCGAGGCAACGTGCCCGCGGTGCTGCAATTCCTCCTGGAGGTCTGGACGACCGCCGCCGTGGGCGAGGAGGTGCTCTTCCGGGGCTTCGCGATCCGGCAGGTGACGGCGGCGCTGGGAGACTCCGTCCCAGCACGCGCATTGGCCGTGATCGTCTCGTCGGTCCTTTTCGGTCTGGCGCATGCGTATCAAGGTCTGACCGGGGTGCTCAGCACGGGCCTCACCGGAATGCTGCTGGCACTGCTCTTTCTGAGCGGTCGGCGCAGCCTATGGACGAACATCTTCGCGCACGGTTTCGTCGACACGGTGAGCATCCTGGTCATCTTCGCCAGCCTGGACCTGCGTCTGACCCGGCTCTGA
- a CDS encoding DUF1565 domain-containing protein — protein sequence ESKDQTPEFGRNDGVHLTGLRLIQRVTVEPPTPLPQLTITQISEHQLVAEWDEPHGTHGQVLVLEFEQNNAPTIEAKVGITVTPIAVAPTGSDANAGTTSAPLRTLTAAFAVASSHDLVTLPAGDYPASLESVPRLADPTDAGSYPCNVPVDVALSGPSPTTKARIFDDLDAGGAPLVLCGGNKVSNVEVDGFDVGIAVVGNGDGFTTQELDDIDITGARNAGLYAQAFASGHDVTVESCGAGAVVARASGMQCGLRLSNAVFDDNLGCGIVIGPGCDVVLGGEVKRNGAASDGGLPGVLLKNGIFDPQAAVDIEDNVGDGIDAFGPNPELHSAGTISGNRNGIWYAADGGPSLQLMGTAITGNREVGLRLSGPVRSVVWGNTTEIDPQPIAGNRVNVQVDPDFHGTVEFVRTIHFDPNDGGAFPDADASGHERRNWSLNGQLLIDDAGYTTGPFDWDAGAGEGPYNYRLLSDAGRIKFD from the coding sequence CGAATCGAAAGATCAGACCCCTGAATTTGGTCGGAACGATGGGGTCCACCTCACCGGGCTGCGCTTGATCCAGCGGGTCACCGTGGAGCCGCCAACGCCTCTTCCGCAACTCACCATTACCCAGATCTCGGAGCACCAGCTCGTGGCGGAGTGGGACGAGCCGCACGGCACTCATGGCCAGGTGCTGGTCCTTGAGTTCGAGCAAAACAATGCACCGACCATCGAGGCGAAGGTCGGCATCACGGTCACGCCCATCGCCGTCGCGCCAACTGGATCGGATGCGAACGCAGGAACGACGTCGGCGCCACTGCGCACGCTCACCGCAGCGTTCGCCGTGGCTTCTTCGCACGATCTCGTCACGCTCCCAGCCGGTGACTACCCCGCGAGCCTCGAGAGCGTTCCACGCTTGGCGGATCCCACCGATGCGGGCTCGTACCCGTGCAACGTCCCTGTGGACGTGGCGCTGAGCGGACCGTCGCCGACGACCAAAGCGAGGATCTTCGACGACCTGGATGCAGGCGGTGCGCCGCTGGTCTTGTGCGGCGGAAACAAAGTCAGCAACGTCGAGGTCGACGGCTTCGATGTGGGAATTGCCGTTGTTGGCAACGGCGACGGCTTCACGACCCAGGAACTCGACGATATCGACATCACCGGTGCTCGAAACGCAGGTCTTTACGCTCAGGCGTTCGCGAGCGGGCACGATGTGACCGTCGAGTCCTGTGGAGCGGGAGCAGTGGTTGCGCGAGCGAGCGGTATGCAGTGTGGGCTCAGACTTTCTAATGCTGTCTTCGATGACAACCTGGGGTGCGGAATCGTCATCGGACCCGGCTGCGACGTTGTCCTGGGCGGCGAGGTGAAGAGAAACGGCGCCGCAAGCGATGGCGGCTTGCCAGGCGTGCTTTTGAAAAACGGTATCTTCGACCCGCAGGCCGCGGTCGATATTGAAGACAACGTGGGCGATGGAATCGACGCCTTTGGACCGAACCCAGAATTGCATTCTGCAGGTACCATCTCTGGAAACCGGAATGGCATTTGGTACGCAGCCGATGGCGGCCCGTCGCTCCAGCTCATGGGCACCGCCATCACCGGGAATCGTGAGGTAGGACTTCGACTCAGCGGTCCCGTGCGCTCGGTCGTATGGGGAAATACGACTGAGATCGACCCGCAGCCGATTGCGGGCAACAGAGTCAACGTCCAGGTCGACCCCGACTTTCATGGAACTGTCGAGTTCGTCCGCACGATTCACTTCGACCCGAACGATGGCGGAGCCTTCCCCGACGCCGACGCATCCGGCCACGAGCGTCGCAATTGGAGCCTCAACGGCCAGCTGCTCATCGACGACGCGGGCTATACCACCGGCCCCTTCGACTGGGACGCAGGCGCGGGCGAAGGGCCGTACAATTACAGGCTCTTGTCGGATGCCGGTCGGATCAAGTTCGACTGA
- a CDS encoding FAD-dependent oxidoreductase, with amino-acid sequence MNVPELPKHARVVVIGGGIIGTSIAYHLGHAGWKDTVLLERDRLTSGTTWHAAGLMVTFGSTSETSTEMRKYTAKLYSKLEEETGLATGFSPVGFIEVACDKDRLEEYRRVSAFNRYCGVDVHEIGPNQVKELFPLAKTDDILAGFYVKEDGRANPVDVTMSMAKGARMQGVTILENTPCIGVKVEKGRVVGVQTPHGDIACEYVVNCAGMWARQLGAKNGVNIPLQAAEHYYLITEKVPGISRDWPVLEDPGSYGYIREEVGGLMIGLFEPICAPWNIGGIPEDFSFGEIRPDWERMGPYVEKAMSRVPASMEVGVRKFFCGPESFTPDLKPVVGEAPEIKNYFVCAGLNSIGILTGGGMGRVMAHWIMNGHPDVDVTAMDIDRLQVYQSNPEYRRTRTVESLGMVYQTHYPSRSMQTARGAKKSAIHERLVAQRAYFKDVSGWEGADWYAPEGEKPEPGPLSWGRQDWWKHWESEHKACREGVILMDMSFMSKYLVQGRDAGKVLNHISANNVDDKTGMITYTQWLNPMGKLEADLTVTKLNDEKYWVVASDTAYRHAETWMKKHIPESAHAFVQDVTSGYAQINIQGPRSRELMQKVTTADLSNEAFPFRCAKEIDIGFARALCVRITYLGELGYELYIPTEQATHVYDLITEAGKSVGLRHAGLKALASLRMEKGYRDYGHDIDNTDSVLEAGLGFAVDLKKPGGFIGKDAVLAKKAEGPLKRRIVQVLVKDPEPLMFHAEPVLRNGKAVGYIRAASYGWTVGGSVGLAMIEAGEVCDQKYFDDGKWEVDIAGKKYPAVCSIKPLFDPEMKKIKC; translated from the coding sequence ATGAACGTCCCCGAGCTCCCCAAGCACGCGCGCGTCGTCGTCATCGGCGGCGGCATCATCGGCACCTCGATTGCGTACCACCTGGGTCACGCCGGCTGGAAGGACACCGTCCTCCTCGAGCGCGATCGCCTCACCAGCGGCACCACCTGGCACGCCGCGGGGCTCATGGTCACCTTCGGCAGCACCTCCGAGACCAGCACGGAGATGCGCAAGTACACGGCCAAGCTCTACTCGAAGCTCGAGGAGGAGACGGGCCTGGCCACGGGCTTCTCGCCGGTCGGCTTCATCGAGGTCGCGTGCGACAAGGACCGCCTCGAGGAGTACCGGCGCGTCTCGGCGTTCAACCGCTACTGCGGCGTCGACGTCCACGAGATCGGCCCGAACCAGGTGAAGGAGCTCTTCCCGCTCGCGAAGACCGACGACATCCTCGCCGGCTTCTACGTGAAGGAAGACGGCCGCGCGAACCCCGTCGACGTGACGATGTCGATGGCCAAGGGCGCGCGCATGCAAGGCGTGACCATCCTCGAGAACACGCCGTGCATTGGCGTAAAGGTCGAGAAGGGCCGCGTGGTCGGCGTGCAGACACCGCACGGCGACATCGCGTGCGAGTACGTCGTGAACTGCGCCGGCATGTGGGCGCGACAGCTCGGCGCGAAGAACGGCGTGAACATCCCCCTCCAGGCCGCCGAGCACTACTATTTAATTACCGAGAAGGTCCCCGGCATCTCGCGCGACTGGCCCGTGCTCGAGGACCCGGGCTCCTACGGCTACATCCGCGAAGAGGTGGGCGGTCTGATGATTGGGCTCTTCGAGCCCATCTGCGCGCCCTGGAACATCGGCGGCATCCCCGAGGACTTCAGCTTCGGCGAGATCCGTCCCGACTGGGAGCGCATGGGGCCCTACGTCGAGAAGGCCATGAGCCGCGTGCCCGCGTCGATGGAGGTGGGCGTCCGCAAGTTCTTCTGCGGCCCGGAGAGCTTCACGCCCGACCTGAAGCCCGTCGTCGGCGAGGCGCCGGAGATCAAGAACTACTTCGTCTGCGCGGGCCTGAACTCGATCGGCATCCTCACCGGCGGCGGCATGGGCCGGGTGATGGCGCACTGGATCATGAACGGTCACCCGGACGTCGACGTGACCGCGATGGATATCGATCGACTGCAGGTCTACCAGTCGAACCCCGAGTACCGGCGGACGCGCACTGTGGAATCGCTGGGTATGGTTTATCAGACGCACTACCCGTCCCGCTCGATGCAGACGGCGCGCGGCGCGAAGAAGTCGGCCATTCATGAGCGCCTGGTGGCGCAGCGTGCGTACTTCAAGGACGTGTCGGGCTGGGAAGGCGCGGATTGGTACGCGCCCGAGGGCGAGAAGCCCGAGCCGGGGCCGCTCTCGTGGGGTCGTCAGGACTGGTGGAAGCACTGGGAGAGCGAGCACAAGGCGTGTCGCGAGGGCGTGATCCTCATGGACATGAGCTTCATGTCCAAGTACCTGGTTCAGGGTCGCGATGCGGGCAAGGTGCTCAACCACATCTCGGCGAACAACGTCGACGACAAGACCGGGATGATCACCTACACCCAGTGGCTCAACCCAATGGGTAAGTTGGAAGCCGACCTCACGGTGACAAAGTTGAACGACGAGAAGTACTGGGTGGTGGCCAGCGACACGGCGTATCGCCACGCCGAGACCTGGATGAAGAAGCACATCCCGGAGAGCGCGCACGCGTTCGTGCAGGACGTCACCAGCGGCTACGCGCAGATCAACATTCAAGGTCCGCGTTCACGCGAGCTCATGCAGAAGGTGACCACCGCCGACTTGAGCAACGAGGCGTTCCCCTTCCGCTGTGCGAAGGAGATCGACATCGGCTTCGCGCGGGCGCTCTGCGTGCGCATCACCTACCTCGGCGAGCTGGGATACGAGCTTTACATTCCGACCGAGCAGGCCACGCACGTGTACGACCTCATCACGGAGGCCGGAAAGAGCGTGGGGCTTCGTCACGCGGGGCTAAAGGCGCTCGCGAGCCTGCGCATGGAGAAGGGCTATCGCGACTATGGCCACGACATCGACAACACCGACTCCGTGCTCGAGGCCGGCCTGGGCTTCGCGGTGGATCTGAAGAAGCCGGGCGGATTCATCGGCAAGGATGCAGTGCTCGCGAAGAAGGCCGAGGGGCCGCTGAAGCGGCGCATCGTGCAGGTGCTGGTGAAGGATCCCGAGCCGCTGATGTTCCACGCCGAGCCCGTGCTGCGGAATGGGAAGGCCGTGGGGTACATCCGCGCGGCGAGCTACGGCTGGACCGTGGGCGGCAGCGTGGGACTCGCCATGATCGAGGCCGGCGAAGTGTGCGATCAGAAGTACTTCGACGACGGCAAGTGGGAAGTGGATATCGCCGGGAAGAAGTATCCCGCGGTGTGCTCGATCAAGCCGCTGTTCGATCCGGAGATGAAGAAGATCAAGTGCTGA
- a CDS encoding helix-turn-helix transcriptional regulator encodes MPRPDDIAAAVVAFLRDFLDAVPHPAYVLAGDGRLLATNHHAGPRGRISPSLLEALKAAIPPAGGGERFRVTSIAELARSGLHVVLDLAQVVDRDAQALLAAKKYGLTPTETQVLVRRNRGLLREAIARELGRKEGTVRTHLLRIHSKLGVRSFVELLALVAGMRAS; translated from the coding sequence GTGCCTCGCCCCGACGACATCGCTGCCGCCGTCGTCGCGTTCCTCCGGGACTTCCTCGACGCCGTCCCTCATCCCGCGTACGTCCTCGCCGGCGACGGCCGCCTCCTCGCCACCAACCACCATGCCGGCCCTCGCGGCCGCATCAGCCCTTCCCTGCTCGAGGCGCTCAAGGCGGCCATCCCGCCGGCTGGCGGAGGCGAGCGCTTCCGGGTGACCTCCATCGCGGAGCTCGCGCGCTCCGGCCTCCACGTCGTCCTCGACCTGGCCCAGGTCGTCGACCGGGACGCGCAGGCCCTCCTCGCGGCCAAGAAGTACGGGCTCACCCCGACCGAGACTCAGGTGCTCGTGCGCCGGAATCGCGGCCTGCTTCGCGAGGCCATTGCCCGCGAGCTGGGCCGCAAGGAAGGCACGGTGAGGACCCACTTGCTCCGCATCCATTCCAAGCTGGGCGTCCGTTCGTTCGTCGAGCTCCTGGCGCTTGTCGCGGGCATGCGCGCGAGCTGA